The following is a genomic window from Pan paniscus chromosome 6, NHGRI_mPanPan1-v2.0_pri, whole genome shotgun sequence.
TCCTATCAATACACTGGATATTAATATTGCTACCCTAggtttcttttaatatttgtctGGATTGCCTGTTCCCATAAATTGACTTTTAATCACTTAGCGTTGTTCTAAGATTGatttaaaatgtagaataaaaGGGAAGGTTATGGGAGGGTGGGACGTCTAATGTATACCCAGCCCAGTGATTACATTAGCTGGGCGCTGATTAGGTTAGGATGTTGCCCAGGTATAAAGCCAGGATCTTCGGGACCTGGCTTCATTTGGAGTTCAGCTACCAAAAGGAAACCTTCCTCTGGGTCCTGGAGTATTTGGCCTGAAATTGGGAATTTGGGAATTGCTGCTCTAGAGCGCTCCCTGCGGAGCTCGGCCGCCCGCCTCTCCCCCAGGTCTCTCCCGGCGTCCCCACGCGGGGCGCAACCGCGAGAGAGGAACGCAGGTCGCCCCGCCAGCGCCCAGTGCAGCGCCAGTTTCCGGGCCCGGGCTGCTCTCGGAGCCATGAGCTGCGGCCGCCCCCATCCCGACGTGGATGGCATGATCACCCTCAAGGTGGACAACCTGACCTACCGCACCTCTCCCGACAGCTTGAGGCGCGTGTTCGAGAAGTACGGGCGCGTGGGCGACGTGTACATCCCACGGGAGCCCCACACCAAGGCGCCCCGGGGCTTCGCCTTCGTCCGGTTTCACGACCGGAGCGACGCGCAAGACGCCGAGGCCGCCATGGACGGGGCGGTGCTGGACGGACGCGAGCTGCGGGTGCAGATGGCGCGCTATGGCCGCCGGGACCTGCCTCGCAGCAGCCAGGAAGAGCCAAGCGGCAGGTCCTGGGGCGGCCGCTACGGACGGCGGAGCCGCAGCCCCAGGGGGCGACACCGCAGCCAATCccggggtcccagctactctaagTCCCGCAGCAGATCTCACTATGGGGGGTCTGGCTATAGCCCGTCTCCCTACAGGAGATCTCGGTACAGCCGATCTCCCTACAGACGATCTCATTACAGGGGATCTCGCTACGGCCGATCTCCCTACAGTGGATCTTACAGCTGGCATCACTACAGCCGATCTCCCTACAGGGAATCTCACTACAGGGAATCTCGCTACAGGAGGTCTCCCTACATCCGGTCTTCCCGCAACAGGTCTCCCTACCGCCGCTCTCACTCGAAGTCTGGGTCTCGCTCTCGATCTCCATCAACCTCCAAATCCAGCTCTCCACGAAGATCCAAGTCCTCCTCCGTCTCCAGATCCGGCTCACTGTCCAGGTCTAGATCTACGTCCAGGAGTCCTCCCCCCACATCCAAGAGGGAATCCAAGTCCAGGTCGCGATCCAAGAGTCCTCCCAAGTCTCCTGAAGGGGAAAAAGGACAAGTGCCCTCCTAGGAAAATGATCATCAGCTAACGCGTGATGGAGGACTTGGGGAAAAGGACTCCATACTCAGGCCATGGAAGCAGAGTCACTGGAAGAAGCGACTGCCTAATGAAACGGTTGGGTGACATTTGTCTACCTTTTTTACCAGTTTGAAGCGTTGAATCAGATGGCAAGATTCATTTTAtgtgccattttgttgttttcaaatGTTCTTGTAATTTAGTGAGGTGAACGACTTTAGATTGGATATGGATATTTGAGGGGAaaatttatatttgtcttttttgtttgttttttatttttgagatgtggtCTAGCTCtgctgcccacgctggagtgcagtggcgccatctgcatcttccacctcctgggttcaagcaattctcaggcctcagcctctggagtagctggaattacagacgccaGCCACCACGGagggctaatttttggatttttggatttttagtagagacggggtttcgccatgttggccagcctaccCTCacgctcctgggctcaagtgatctgctcaccttggcctcctaaagttctgcgattacaggtgtgagccccttcGCCCAGCGTATATTTGATTCTATAGTGCTGATATTTTTGGTTTGAAATGTACAGGTTGGTAACCTAATTTGTGGCCTCCTGTCTCTTAAGAAATGTGTGCAGCTATTACACACAGCCCAACGCTGTCACGACATTGCCTCAAAACTGCCTTCATTCCTTAAAGTTAAAAACTTACAAAAGGTggtataaatgtatatgtgtaatGTTATTACCTTTAAATCTAACTGGTAATATGACCCAAATTTGTATAAAGATTTTTCAGGTGAAAAGACTGGGTTTTCAGCAAACACAATTCTAATCTCTTCTGTGTTTTTGTGTACCAGGCCCGGCTGCATAGCAGTTGAGTGATGCTGGTTAGCTGTTAAGGTGGCCTGTTGCAGTGCAGAGTGCTGAGctgtttcctgttttcttctgattgCTCCTGAAAAAAGAAGCCCTGTCCTGAAGAACAAATGGCTGTTCAGTTTATTAAAATGCCTGTCAACTGCCCTTCCAGTCACCCAGGCCTGGAAGAGAAATAATAGAGCATGCAGTGAGCACATCTAGCTGATATGATAATCACACCTCTTCCCCCTCCCTATTCTGTTAAATGGAAAATCTGACCATGTCAACATACATGAACTTAAAATACGGGGAATGTTATTGAAGAAATGGTTTGTAAGTGTAGGTACTTATAACATGGTGTATGTTTTTGATTATGAATATTTCTTACTATAACCATGTTTCTATCAttgaattaaaatgttttcttggtGTTaccttttctcaaaataaaactagaaatattttgtagaaaaaaactATCTTGACTACTGTAGTTATATAGTAAGCCTTAGtaatgtataaatttattttttcctctttactcttccttaTCAAGAATGTTTTAGCTATTTTAGGACCTGTGCctttccacatacattttagaataatcttatcTATGTTTACAAAAAAACTTTGCTAGGATATTGGCAGGAACTGCATTCAACTTATAGATTAATTTGAAGTGAACTGACCTTTATAATAAGTTGAGGTTTTGattcatgaacatggtatgtctATTTATTatagttaggtcttctttgatttatttctctctttcttcttcttctactcCTCTCTCTTGCtgcgcctcctcctcctcctccttctccttccccttctcctgctccttcatcttcatcttcttctttttaCAAGAGCAGGTCtccttctgccacccaggctggagtgcagtggtgcaatcatgacttaCTGTGGCTGCCTCAAATCCCTGAGCTCAacggatcctcctgcctcagcctcctgagcagctgagactacaggcacatgccacgtgcccagctaacttatttatttgcttttttgatagaggcagagtcttgctatgttgcccaggctggacttcctggcttcaagtcatcctcccacctcgggcttccaaagtgctgagattacaggttgatttctttcatcaacattttataattttcaccaCACAGATgctttatattacatattttgtcAAGTGTATAGCTAAGTATTTCATTCTATTTGGAGAGATTAtagattatattttgttttaaatttccattgCCAGTTATTGTCAGTAAAGTGTgatttaatttgtgtgtgtgtgtggatcttGCATCTCACAACCTTGTTGAACTCATTTATTACTTCTAAGAATTTTTTAGTAGACCCTTTGGGATTTTCTGTTGACAACCCTGTCATCTGTAAATAGAgtcacttttcttattttctttccaacacatatgcctttttttcttatcCTTCTTTTATTGACGTATTACCTTATTACTAAAACTTCCAATACTTTATTTAGTAAGAGTTGTGAGAGCAGATATCTTTGTCTCATTCCAGATCTTAAAGGTAAATCATTGTTTTCATTAgcaagtatgatgttagctgtaggtatTGTATAGATGCTCTTTTTCAAGTTGAGAGAGTTCCCTGTATTCCTagcttgctgagagtttttatcatgatggATGTTGGacatttttaagtgatttttctgaattatataatttttttatgttggaCTTTCTTGCATACTTcaaataaattccacttgatcacAGTGCATAATTCTCTTTACACACTATTAAACTCAATTTGCTAATAGTTCATTGATAATTTTTGTGCCTAAGTTCATGAAAGATACTGTTGTGGagtttacgtgtgtgtgtgtgtgtgtgtgtgtgctgtcttTGTCAGGTTTTCACTTCATAAAGTAACTTGTGAGTGTTTATGCCTCTTCCATTTTTGGAAAAGAATGTATTACATCGTTGGTcgttcttccttaaatatttcataaaattctcTTGTACGCATATCTGAGCCAGGAAGTTTCTTCTTCGGGAGATTTGGGCAGGAGTCTGTGGGCAGAAGTGGGGAAATCTCCCCCGTCCCTTTTTATTTGATTGATGTAGTCTACAGGGTTCCCATTTAGTCAGAGATAAGAGTGGGCTTCACTGGCCCCCCTCCACTGCTAGGCTGTGTTTTAAGAAACACCAGACCTGGATCCTCTTCTTCTGTTGGCTGAGGAGACATAAGATGCCCTTTCACTATGTCTTTAGTCAGGGCTCCAGACCAGTTTGCCTTCTTCTTACTACCTTTCAGAGCCCTCTTTTGGTTATCTTTGCTATGATTTTCAGTGTTTATCGTTGTACTTAGTTGGggtggagggagcagggagaAACAGGTCTAGCAACTTCTCCATTGAAAGCCTCCAGAACACACTTTTGACTTTATAATGTTTTTACCATGCAAGACAAAAACGAGAAACTTGGctataatttaatgaaataaccAATAACATGTTCAGACAGTGGGATCTATTTGCCCCATTTTCTTCAGCAATTATTTTCCGAGTACCCAATGTGTGCCAATAACAGGTCTAGGAATCTGTGTGTGCAGCTATGAACAAGACAGACAGTGTGCCCTTTGGAGCTAATACTTTAGTGGAGAAGCCAGCCCATAAGCAAgcacaaaatatatgtaaaagatgAATTTTGGGTCATACTGAATgtcattatgaaaaaaaaacaatttcagaAGCTGGTATAAGGCAGGAGCAAGGGGTGAGCAACTGGGTACAAATTTTATATTCTGCCATTTCTCACTGATGAGGCCCATGGACACATCTCACTGTCTCACCATGCTTCAGAAAATGTGATatccggctgggcgcagtggctcacacttgtaatcccagcactttgggaggccgaggcgggcggatcacgaggtcaggagatcgagaccacggtgaaaccccgtctctactaaaaatataaaaaattagccgggcgtggcagcgggcgcctgtagtcccagctatttggagaggctgaggcaggagaatggcgtgaacccgggaggcggagcttgcagtgagctgaggtcgcgccactgcactccagcctgggcgacagagcgagactccgtctcaaaaaaaaaaacaaaaaaaaaaaaaaaaaaagaagaagaaaatgtgatatccTTGGGAACTGTACTATGACAGAAATATAAATCCTAAGGTAGCAAAGGTTTGGGTGTCTAATCCTGGCCTTGCCATTTAACAACTATGGAGCTTAGGCAAATCACTTCCTTAACTACAGTTTTCTCTGTAATATGAGTATAATCATGAAACATGATGTGAATATTTCCATAAGTTCTAAAGCATGGGATACAGATTATATTCATTTGAAGCAAGCTGGTAAAAGATCATATTGGTATTGGATAGAAAATGTTTAATTCAACACTCTGTGATTTGTTCTAATTAAATATCATCCAATATTTCAGCCATTATACTCCACAGGAATCCTATACATTACCCTAAGGCCAAAGGGTACAGTTATCAAAAACAAAAGTCAGTTTACTTCAATAAAATAATCAAACCTGTATTATTTTGAATGCTTCATTAAAGAAAGACAAATTACACATATAGAATTAATAATATCAAGAAGAAAACTCTATGGGAAGAGCAGGGTCTCAAACATCCTATATGCAGAACACATGCTCGGTTGGTGTGAATATAAGAGTGAGTGAGGCTTAATGCCTCCctcaaagaaggggaaaaaagggggaaaaaggggAAAAGGGGTAATTCGTATTCCTTAAGTTAGGGTTCAGGAAGAAAGACTGGCCTTAGGGAGCCCACAGTGGAAAGGTAAGGTAGGAGTAAACAGAGAGACTAAGGCCAACACAGGCTACATTATCATAGCTTGACCAGTGGGTAAAATGTCTCACCTGGGGATACACAAATGGGAAACAGAAAGGATGAAATTCAAATGCATGTCTGCCAGAAGCCAAGAACTGTATTCTTTCTCCTTGCAACTCAatagaagagaaaagaacaagcaaaactatctgtataagtaaCAATAATGTAAGATGTAGTGGTTGGTGGCGTAAGAAAGTGATGCTATTACACTTTACCTATGTCTGCTCCTGGAAAActgcaaatgtggtacatatacaccatagaataataggcagccataaaaaaaagaatgaggtcatgtccgttgcagggatatggatgaagccagaggccattatccttagcaaactaatggaggatcagaaaaccaaatactgcatgttctcatttataagtgggagctaaatgatgagaacacctgaacatatagaggggaacaacacacactggggcctatcagagagtggagggtgggacaagggagaggatcaggaaagatAACTAATAGGTAATAGACTTAATACccaggtaatgaaataatctgcacaccaatccccccatgacacacgtttacctatgcaacaaacctgcacatgtacccctgaacttaaaacttaaatagataaataaataaataaataaaattgtcacCATGGAAAGAAATTCCTCCATCCACCCTTCTTGTTCCAGAAAATGGCTCATTGTGTTCCTGGAAATGAACATTCTTCTGTGACCCCACTGACCAAACTAAACACAATGCCTGCTAAAGTGACTTAACCAACTTTAGTCAGGACCTCCTTCCCCAGGTCCCTAAACTTTGGCCCACTCAGCTTTGAACATTGGAATGAGAAACAGACCCTCTTTAATAACCTCTCCCAACAATTGGCTGATCTCAGGGAAATACATTCCCCGATCAACTGTTCAATCACTTGCTCATCCTACGTACCCACGTCAGGTTCTTTCAAGCCTTATTAATCCTCCCTGTAAAAGACAGCTCCCTTCTGCCTGACCTTTAAGACTCTGCAGACCTTATAATCAAAATCTTTCCTATTCAAATGGCTCCCCACTCCTACCACAATTGCTCACTCCCCCTATTGTAACAGTTCCCTTCTCCCATTACAATAGTCCCTCCACCTATTTTAATAATCCCCTTTCTCTTTTGCAACAATCCTCTTGAATATGGTTTTTTGTTGTCTAAGActggatttaatttttatttgatgaAAGTTATAAGGTAGAGCTAAGAACACACCCAAACAGCAGGGCCAGGAAGGTGAAAGGAAGCACTTGAATTTTAGCGAGAACTGAAGACATTTCCCTGGAGAAACCAAAGGAAAATGCTTTGGCAGATAGGTGTGATTGTACATGGGGATGAGTTTTGAAGCTGTTGTAAATGGTTAGTGAGAACGTTCAGGAGGCTTGATTTTCAGGTTTGTAAGGGAGCAGTAAGGGCTGACCACTGCAGTGATAAAGGGCCAGGACATCTTGGCAGaaccagtctttactaaaaattagaaataagtaaGAATCAGTTAAATGCTtgaaatatccaacagtacatcTAATGATGCAGCAGCACTGCAAACAATGTAGTGGAGTCTACTGGAAATTTTCCCCACTAGGTGAATGTTTTCAGTAGTTAAATGAACACATGCAGAGAAAGAGATGCatgaaaagaaacgaacaaataTTGACAAATAAGGTAATTCAATACCACAATAACAAAAATCACATTTGTACTTAAACGTAAAATGGATATTGCCTGGCCTAAATGTTTGTGtacccctaaaattcatatgttaaaattctAACTGTTTAGCTGATAATATTCGGTGGTGGGGTGTTTTAGAGGTGACTAGTTCGTAAGGGCTTTGCCTAGATACGTAAATATCTAAAAAGTGGAAGCAGTTTTGAAAGGGAGTAATTGGCAGAGGCTGGAAGCCTTTTCAGGTGTATGCTAGAAAAGCCTGTATTGCTGTAAATGACACAGCACAGGCCATGGTCTCATCCGACCAGGGAGCACAAGTGGTAAATATAGGTGGCATTATGTGGGGCCATCTCCACCAGTACACATAGTGCATGAGTCATAAGATCATAGTGGCCTCCACCCAGATTTTGAAGATGGAACTTCCGGGAGCTTTGGGTGGATGATCCAGGCAGAGGGACACCACGAGGATGGGGTTACCAGAGAGAGCCCCCACTAAAGCAATGCCCAATGGAGCCGTAGGGGCAGGACCAACCTCACAGTGGGATTAGTCCCCTTCTAAAAGAGActtcagagagctgccttgccttttccaccatatgaggacacagggagaatactcagtctatgaaccaggaagcaggccctcattAGACATCAAATCTGTCTGTGTCTTCATCtaggacttcccaggctccagaattGTGGGAAATAAGTctctgttgtttgtaagccacccagtctttCGTATTTTCTTATCGTAgcccaaacaaattaaaaagaaaattggtgCCAAGAAGTGGGCATGCTGCTGCAACAAATACCTAAAACATGGACGcagttttggaactgggtaataggtagaggctggaagagttttgaAGCTTATGCTAGAAAAGCCTGTATTGCTGTTAATGAACTGTAAAGGGCAATTTTGGTGAGGGTGCAGAAGAGGAGTGCTGTAGAGAAAGCCTCAGCCTTCTTAGAGATTACTGAAGTGGTTAAGAATGGAATGTTAGTAGAAATATGGTCAGTAAAGatcattctgatgaggtctcagacagaaaagagaaacatattattgggaactggaggaaAGGCGATCCTTGCTATGAAGCCACAGATAATTTGGTTTACTCATGTTTGTGTCCTTGTGTTTTGTAGAAGATAGAACTTTGAAGCAATGATATAGGATATTTGGCTGAAGAAATGTCTAAACAAAGTGTTCAAGGTATGGCTTAGCTTCTTTTAAGGTCTTCTAATAAAATGTGAGAAGtgagaaatgatttaaaaatgaaattttaattaatttaattattttacttttaatgttttagagacagggtctcactctttcactcacCAGAGTGTGGTTCCAGCCTGGAAGAGTCACAGGCACCCAGCTGCAACCAATGAGAGTTGTGGCTTGGGCTGCACCAGCAAAGGTCTGAGGGTGGGGATGCCTGGAGCCTTCAGGGCCAACGCCATCCCCAGTGCATCCAGAAGATGGGATATTGAGTCAAAGAAGGTTATTCTTGAGCTTTACGATTTCATGTTGTTTGCCTTGTTGGATTCTGGACTTGGAACTTGTtaaccctttatttttttctctcttttggaatgaGAATGCCTATCCGATGTCCaccccaccattgtattttggaagcacataacttgtttgatttcacaGATTCGCAGCTGGAGAGCAGCTTAACTCAGGAAGAATAGTTCCTGGAGTCTCACCCGTATCTGATTTAGATGACGCTTCAATGAGAATTTGGACTTAGACTTTAAAGTTGTTGCTGGAATGAGTTACGACATGGGGGCTATCAGgatgaaataaatgcattttgcaTGTAAAAAGAACATGCATACTGGGGAGCCAGGGATGGAATGCTATGATTTGACTATTTGTATCCCCTAAAAATTCACCAATCACCAATATGAAATATTAGAActtggggcctttgggaggtaattaggtcatgaaggcagagccctcataaatggaaGATGAATTAGCACCTTTATAAAAGCAGCCCCAGAGAGttgccttgccccttccaccacgtGAGTACATCGCGAGAAGGTGCTGCCTATGAACCCTCACCAGGGGaaatgagccctcaccagacacccaaACCAaactgctggcatcttgatcttggacttcccagactccagaactctgagaagtaaatttctgttgtttataagccacttagtttatggtattttcttaGAGACAcccaaatggactaaggcagATATATTTGTGAAGAAGGGAAACATTTAAAAACGATAAtaaaggaggagccaagatggccgaataggaacagctccggtctacagctcccagcatgagcgacgcagaagacgggtgatttctgcatttccatctgaggtacccggttcatctcactagggagtgccagacagtgggcgcaggccagtgggtgtgcgcaccgtgcgcgagccgaagcagggcgaggcattgcctcacctgggaagtgcaaggggtcagggagttccctttccgagtcaaagaaaggggtgagggacgcacctggaaaatcgggtcactcccacccgaatattgcgcttttcagaccggcttaaaaaaacggcgcaccacgagactatatcccacacctggctcggagggtcctatgcccacggaatctcgctgattgctagcacagcagtctgagatcaaactgcaaggcggcagcgaggctgggggaggggcacccgccattgcccaggcttgcttaggtaaacaaagcagccgggaagctcgaactgggtggagcccaccacagctcaaggaggcctgcctgcctctgtaggctccacctctgggggcagggcacagacaaacaaaaagacagcagtaacctctgcagacttaaatgtccccgtctgacagctttgaagagagcagtggttctcccagcacgcagctagagatctgagaacgggcagactacctcctcaagtgggtccctgacccctgacccccgagcagcctaactgggaggcaccccccagcaagggcacactgacacctcacacggcagggtattccaacagacctgcagctgagggtcctgtctgttagaaggaaaactaacaaacagaaaggacatccacaccgaaaacccatctgtacatcaccatcatcaaagaccaaaagtagataaaaccacaaagatggggaaaaaacagaacagaaaaactggaaactctaaaacgcagagcgcctctcctcctccaaaggaacgcagttcctcaccagcaacagaacaaagctggatggagaatgactttgacgagctgagagaagaaggtttcagacgatcaaattactctgagctacgggaggacattcaaaccaaaggcaaagaagttgaaaactttgaaaaaaatttagaagaatgtataactagaataaccaatacagagaagtgcttaaaggagctgatggagctgaaaaccaaggctcgagaactacgtgaagaatgcagaagcctcaggagccgatgcgatcaactggaagaaagggtatcagcaatggaagatgaaatgaatgaaatgaagcgagaagggaagtttagagaataaagaataaaaagaaatgagcaaagcctccaagaaatatgggactatgtgaaaagaccaaatctacgtctgattggtgtacctgaaagtgatgtggagaatggaaccaagttggaaaacactctgcaggatattatccaggagaacttccccaatctagcaaggcaggccaacgttcagattcaggaaatacagagaacgccacaaagatactcctcgagaagagcaactccaagacacataattgtcagattcaccaaagttgaaatgaaggaaaaaatgttaagggcagccagagagaaaggtcgggttaccctcaaagggaagcccatcagactaacagctgatctctcggcagaaaccctacaagccagaagagagtgggggccaatattcaacattcttaaagaaaagaattttcaacccagaatttcatatccagccaaactaagcttcataagtgagggagaaataaaatactttacagacaagaaaatgctgagagattttgtcaccaccaggcctgccctaaaagagctcctgaaggaagcactaaacatggaaaggaacaaccggtaccagccgctgcaaaatcatgccaaaa
Proteins encoded in this region:
- the LOC100969202 gene encoding serine/arginine-rich splicing factor 8-like, with the protein product MSCGRPHPDVDGMITLKVDNLTYRTSPDSLRRVFEKYGRVGDVYIPREPHTKAPRGFAFVRFHDRSDAQDAEAAMDGAVLDGRELRVQMARYGRRDLPRSSQEEPSGRSWGGRYGRRSRSPRGRHRSQSRGPSYSKSRSRSHYGGSGYSPSPYRRSRYSRSPYRRSHYRGSRYGRSPYSGSYSWHHYSRSPYRESHYRESRYRRSPYIRSSRNRSPYRRSHSKSGSRSRSPSTSKSSSPRRSKSSSVSRSGSLSRSRSTSRSPPPTSKRESKSRSRSKSPPKSPEGEKGQVPS